One stretch of Armigeres subalbatus isolate Guangzhou_Male chromosome 2, GZ_Asu_2, whole genome shotgun sequence DNA includes these proteins:
- the LOC134210259 gene encoding uncharacterized protein LOC134210259, giving the protein MNAIDFYRQSIRILKFNSVIVGAELWNTKQFLTFGSYSIMTQMVIYFGCVFSTVHKYRHDMMHAMKVLNCAGIAFQLSVKFFIAMSNKDTIRDLLQIIETEMYDRYPDRSSREGETVFMYAKKYNILLRLLSLLYSSTLPVFALYPLFIYFSEGELIPLFMLEIPHVDWHSTWGYLFTNFLQVETYVMGLCGLVLADGLLILIAVHGLALMEILMIHLEELGEMLKSGITDENENVINKQWKGCLREHQRITEFFEELTGFSAGICLILVFTGVFAICDNLVLCVLTDWYASYLFLLVCFVQLTIYYALGNTVELKSDALDLSVGNFPWNLLRNDQQKEYLFLLGRMQQPIILTVYGFSNLNLESYMSILKVLYQFAMMIINFVG; this is encoded by the exons ATGAACGCCATCGATTTTTACCGTCAGAGTATACGAATCCTGAAGTTCAATTCCGTGATTGTGGGTGCAGAGCTTTGGAACACCAAGCAATTTCTCACCTTCGGCTCATACTCGATCATGACGCAGATGGTTATCTACTTCGGGTGCGTTTTTTCGACCGTGCATAAGTATCGACACGATATGATGCACGCCATGAAAGTATTGAACTGTGCAGGGATAGCTTTCCAGCTATCGGTAAAGTTTTTCATTGCCATGTCAAACAAGGATACAATACGTGATTTGCTGCAGATTATTGAAACAGAGATGTACGATCGCTACCCAGATCGATCAAGTCGTGAGGGAGAAACTGTGTTCATGTACGCAAAGAAATACAACATTCTATTGAGGTTGCTCTCACTGTTGTACTCGTCTACTCTGCCAGTTTTTGCGCTATACCCGCTGTTCATTTACTTCTCAGAAGGTGAACTTATTCCATTGTTCATGCTTGAAATTCCGCATGTCGATTGGCATAGTACATGGGGATACTTATTTACTAattttttacaagtggaaacctACGTGATGGGCCTGTGTGGATTAGTTTTGGCAGATGGACTGCTAATTTTGATAGCAGTTCATGGATTGGCATTAATGGAAATCCTCATGATTCATTTGGAAGAACTGGGGGAAATGCTAAAATCTGGAATCAcagatgaaaatgaaaatgtgatCAACAAACAATGGAAAGGATGCCTTCGCGAGCATCAGAGAATTACAGa ATTCTTTGAAGAGCTTACTGGATTCAGTGCTGGAATTTGTTTAATACTTGTTTTTACTGGAGTATTCGCAATATGTGATAATTTGGTTTTATGCGTTTTG actGACTGGTATGCATCATATCTATTTTTATTGGTTTGTTTTGTGCAATTGACTATCTATTACGCGCTGGGAAACACAGTTGAGCTAAAG AGTGATGCGCTGGACTTGAGCGTTGGAAATTTTCCTTGGAATCTATTGAGAAATGATCAACAGaaagaatatttatttttgctcGGTCGTATGCAGCAACCAATTATATTAACGGTCTATGGATTCTCTAATCTTAATCTAGAATCATATATGTCG ATTTTGAAGGTGTTATACCAATTCGCAATGATGATCATCAACTTTGTGGGCTAG